The Microbacterium sp. KUDC0406 genome includes a window with the following:
- a CDS encoding DivIVA domain-containing protein has product MTADVPASHATEDAAPPAFPLTSGRQRGYHRAAVDTFLDAARRAFESGDDTLTSEDVRVASFPLVKEGYQVADVDSALGRIEDAFAARARERTVREKGVEAWVAEARVDAQVILDHLARAPKHRFARTGVLTFGYRIDEVDHVADRITAFLRDGDALSAEQVRNAAFRMQRGGYREEQVDALLDTTVEVILAVR; this is encoded by the coding sequence GTTCCCGCTCACCTCGGGCCGGCAGCGCGGATATCATCGCGCGGCCGTCGACACGTTCCTGGATGCCGCTCGACGCGCCTTCGAGAGCGGCGATGACACGCTCACGTCGGAAGACGTGCGGGTGGCGTCGTTCCCGCTCGTCAAGGAGGGCTACCAGGTCGCCGACGTGGACTCGGCCCTCGGGCGCATCGAGGACGCCTTCGCGGCCCGTGCCCGCGAGCGCACCGTCAGGGAGAAGGGCGTCGAGGCCTGGGTCGCAGAGGCCCGGGTCGACGCGCAGGTGATCCTCGACCACCTCGCACGGGCACCCAAGCACCGCTTCGCGCGCACCGGGGTCCTCACCTTCGGCTATCGGATCGACGAGGTCGACCACGTCGCCGATCGGATCACCGCCTTCCTCCGTGACGGCGATGCGCTCAGCGCCGAGCAGGTGCGCAACGCCGCGTTCCGGATGCAGCGCGGCGGATACCGGGAGGAGCAGGTCGACGCGCTCCTGGATACGACCGTCGAGGTCATCCTCGCCGTCCGCTGA
- a CDS encoding transglycosylase SLT domain-containing protein: MAVVGFSAALLAPTGMAVADPSVAGEDAVTVYSLAEQEGQNLTVTVAGADIAPAARGTFEVYIKPKPKPKPKPVVASSESSGKSGGGSVGTPKYTGGGSKEQWMSAAGIAKSDWPYVDYIVSRESGWNPNATNKSSGACGLVQALPCSKVPGNGYNPVDNLRWGTGYASGRYGGWAGAYAFWSRNHWW, translated from the coding sequence GTGGCCGTCGTCGGCTTCTCCGCCGCTCTGCTGGCTCCGACCGGGATGGCCGTCGCCGACCCGTCGGTCGCCGGGGAGGACGCCGTCACGGTCTACTCCCTCGCGGAGCAGGAGGGTCAGAACCTCACCGTGACCGTCGCCGGCGCGGACATCGCTCCGGCCGCGCGCGGGACCTTCGAGGTCTACATCAAGCCGAAGCCCAAGCCGAAACCGAAGCCCGTCGTGGCGAGCAGCGAGAGCTCCGGGAAGTCGGGCGGCGGTTCCGTCGGGACGCCGAAGTACACCGGCGGCGGCTCGAAGGAGCAGTGGATGTCGGCAGCGGGCATCGCGAAGAGCGACTGGCCGTATGTCGACTACATCGTCTCGCGCGAGAGCGGCTGGAATCCGAACGCGACGAACAAGTCCTCCGGCGCGTGCGGCCTGGTCCAGGCCCTCCCGTGCAGCAAGGTCCCCGGCAACGGGTACAACCCGGTGGACAACCTCCGCTGGGGCACCGGGTACGCCTCGGGCCGCTACGGCGGATGGGCGGGAGCGTACGCGTTCTGGTCGCGCAACCACTGGTGGTGA